Proteins from a genomic interval of Papaver somniferum cultivar HN1 chromosome 4, ASM357369v1, whole genome shotgun sequence:
- the LOC113274611 gene encoding putative septum site-determining protein minD homolog, chloroplastic, which translates to MFSLSSMISLTTKPNPLSFHSSIPSPQLFNPKKPFKTPKNPTFKPSTIVSVLQWNRKPELSGETPRVVVITSGKGGVGKTTTTANVGLSLARLGFSVVAIDADVGLRNLDLLLGLENRVNYTAVEVLNGDCRLDQALIRDKRWSNFELLCISKPRSKLQLGFGGKALIWVVDALKARAEGCPDFIIIDCPAGIDAGFITAITPANEAVLVTTPDITSLRDADRVTGLLECDGIKDIKMVVNRVRTDLIRGEDMMSVLDVQEMLGLALLGVIPEDSEVIRSTNRGYPLVLNKPPTLAGLAFEQAAWRLVEQDSMKAVMIEEEPKKRGFFSFFGG; encoded by the coding sequence ATGTTCTCACTCTCCTCCATGATTTCTCTCACTACAAAACCAAACCCACTTTCATTTCACTCTTCAATCCCATCTCCTCAACTCTTCAATCCGAAAAAGCCATTCAAAACCCCCAAAAATCCAACCTTTAAGCCCTCCACAATCGTTTCAGTACTTCAATGGAACAGAAAGCCAGAACTATCAGGCGAAACACCAAGAGTGGTCGTAATTACATCAGGTAAAGGTGGTGTTGGTAAAACAACAACCACAGCAAATGTAGGTCTTTCATTAGCTCGATTAGGGTTTTCAGTTGTTGCAATTgatgctgatgttggtttgagaaatcttgATTTGTTATTAGGTCTTGAGAATCGTGTTAATTATACTGCTGTTGAGGTTCTGAATGGTGATTGTAGATTAGATCAAGCTTTAATTCGTGATAAACGTTGGTCCAATTTTGAGTTGCTTTGTATTTCGAAACCTAGATCAAAAttgcaattagggtttggtggaaAAGCTTTGATTTGGGTCGTCGATGCGTTGAAAGCGCGTGCCGAAGGGTGTCCTGATTTTATAATTATTGATTGTCCTGCTGGTATTGATGCTGGTTTCATTACTGCTATTACACCTGCTAATGAAGCTGTTCTTGTGACAACACCTGACATTACTAGTTTGAGAGATGCCGACCGTGTAACGGGTTTGTTGGAATGTGATGGGATTAAGGATATTAAAATGGTTGTTAATAGAGTTAGAACTGATTTGATTAGAGGCGAAGATATGATGTCTGTGTTAGATGTTCAGGAGATGTTGGGGTTGGCATTGTTGGGTGTGATTCCTGAGGATTCTGAAGTTATTAGGAGTACGAACCGTGGGTATCCGCTTGTATTGAATAAGCCACCTACATTGGCTGGACTTGCATTCGAACAAGCTGCTTGGAGATTAGTTGAACAAGATAGTATGAAAGCTGTTATGATTGAGGAAGAGCCGAAGAAGCGTGGATTCTTTTCGTTCTTTGGCGGCTAA